A genomic stretch from Vibrio cortegadensis includes:
- a CDS encoding L-serine ammonia-lyase, protein MLSIFDIYKIGVGPSSSHTNGPMIAGYNFTQIIAPYLENVTRVQIDLYGSLSLTGKGHHTDRATILGLLGNKPDTIKISSANAAMKKAVDDKRLSLSGSHEISFDTETDMLFHTSNLPLHENGMTISAFDATGTQLVIETYYSIGGGFIATAAQLENGIAESDTQVEFPFKSAEELLNLADKNGLSLGGLVLRNEQAFQSMETIDSRADQIWKVMSLCMQRGFETEGILEGGLEVTRRAPALLKKLEANASIENDPMEIMDWINLFAFAVSEENAAGGQVVTSPTNGAAGVIPGVLMYYHRFIKELDTKQLKDFLAVSGAIGILYKTNASISGAEVGCQGEVGVSSSMAAAGLTALRGGSNEQICMAAEIAMEHSLGMTCDPIGGLVQVPCIERNAMGSMKAINASRMALKRTSKCLISLDKVIDTMYQTGKDMNRKYRETSLGGLALIHMAPPCE, encoded by the coding sequence ATGCTGTCTATCTTTGACATATATAAAATTGGAGTGGGCCCTTCTAGCTCACATACGAATGGACCTATGATTGCCGGGTACAATTTTACCCAGATAATCGCCCCCTACCTAGAGAATGTCACACGGGTACAGATTGATCTCTACGGATCTTTATCTTTGACTGGTAAAGGCCACCACACTGACCGCGCTACGATTTTAGGCTTGCTTGGCAATAAACCTGACACGATTAAAATCTCCAGCGCTAATGCTGCGATGAAAAAAGCAGTGGATGATAAACGTTTAAGCCTATCTGGTAGCCACGAGATTAGCTTCGATACTGAAACGGATATGCTTTTCCACACCTCCAATTTACCCCTGCATGAAAATGGCATGACGATCTCCGCGTTTGATGCAACGGGCACACAGCTCGTCATTGAAACCTACTACTCTATTGGCGGAGGCTTTATTGCTACGGCGGCACAATTAGAGAATGGTATTGCCGAGAGCGATACTCAGGTCGAGTTTCCTTTTAAATCGGCAGAAGAGTTACTCAACCTTGCCGACAAAAATGGCCTCAGTTTGGGTGGGCTTGTCCTCAGAAATGAGCAAGCATTCCAATCGATGGAAACCATTGATAGCCGAGCGGACCAAATCTGGAAAGTGATGTCGCTGTGCATGCAAAGAGGTTTTGAAACCGAAGGGATTTTAGAAGGGGGACTTGAAGTGACTCGTCGCGCCCCTGCTTTGCTCAAAAAGCTCGAAGCCAATGCATCCATTGAAAACGATCCTATGGAGATCATGGATTGGATTAACCTATTTGCTTTTGCGGTGAGTGAAGAAAATGCCGCAGGAGGCCAAGTGGTGACTTCTCCTACAAACGGAGCGGCAGGCGTGATTCCAGGAGTGCTGATGTATTACCACCGCTTCATTAAAGAGCTCGACACTAAGCAGTTAAAAGACTTTTTAGCTGTCTCAGGAGCTATTGGCATTTTATATAAAACAAACGCATCCATTTCAGGTGCCGAAGTAGGTTGCCAAGGAGAAGTTGGCGTCTCCTCCTCCATGGCGGCGGCAGGCTTAACCGCCCTTCGAGGTGGAAGTAACGAGCAGATCTGCATGGCAGCAGAAATTGCGATGGAGCACTCTTTAGGCATGACTTGTGATCCGATTGGCGGCTTAGTTCAAGTCCCTTGTATTGAGCGAAATGCGATGGGCTCCATGAAAGCAATTAATGCTTCAAGAATGGCGCTCAAACGAACCAGCAAATGCCTCATTTCTTTAGATAAGGTTATCGATACCATGTATCAAACCGGCAAAGATATGAACCGCAAATATCGCGAAACCTCTCTTGGCGGGCTTGCGCTGATACACATGGCACCACCTTGCGAATAA
- a CDS encoding peptide MFS transporter — translation MWNKLNKSMMFCQMMFGLSFYGVMVILTRFFLEDLGYSEADTMMVVGAFSSIGPLFAIAGGFIADKFLGAYRSLTIAYGTFATGYALLVLGASATNVPMALVGIALASYARGLMSPSYPSLYKRTFATEEDFENGYPVNYSVNNVGALLGQYLFPMFVLAIGFNGSFGLSAALAALAFVTLIIFHKPLLSVGAEIDQKPVSAKNWAAFFALSLGMVGLVFFMFSNMDIGQNIVYAIGAAAILYFISLMIKSKKSDALKMGTILIMTLLTTCFFVYYGQMMTSMTMVTINTMRGDLFGLIPIAPEASMAMNPLWCIVAGPVIAMTFSSLEKRGINFSTATKVGFSFVCTAIAFGILTLAVMNIGEDVIIRPEIFLAIHFFQAFAEVIVGSLVVAFILSVAPKHIENFSVSLFSVAIALSGIVGAVFSTSIALEKGQEITQEIVKTVYGDYFQLLTILAVVMVVIALGASVVVRKMLEAAKAEDEAELVEAKTEA, via the coding sequence ATGTGGAATAAACTGAATAAATCGATGATGTTCTGCCAAATGATGTTTGGCTTGTCATTTTACGGCGTAATGGTAATTCTGACTCGTTTCTTCTTAGAAGATCTGGGTTATAGCGAAGCTGACACTATGATGGTTGTTGGTGCTTTCTCTTCAATTGGTCCACTATTTGCTATTGCTGGTGGTTTCATTGCAGACAAATTTTTAGGTGCATACCGTTCACTCACTATTGCATACGGCACTTTTGCAACGGGTTACGCACTTCTTGTACTTGGCGCATCTGCAACTAACGTTCCGATGGCACTGGTTGGTATCGCGTTAGCAAGTTACGCTCGTGGTCTAATGTCTCCTTCTTACCCAAGTTTATATAAACGTACTTTTGCTACTGAAGAAGATTTTGAGAACGGCTACCCTGTAAACTACTCAGTGAACAACGTTGGCGCACTATTAGGTCAATACCTATTCCCAATGTTCGTACTAGCAATCGGCTTCAATGGTAGTTTCGGTCTATCTGCTGCTCTTGCTGCACTGGCTTTCGTTACACTGATCATTTTCCACAAACCACTTCTATCTGTTGGTGCAGAAATTGACCAGAAGCCAGTAAGTGCTAAAAACTGGGCTGCGTTCTTCGCGCTTTCTCTAGGTATGGTTGGCTTAGTATTCTTCATGTTCTCAAACATGGATATCGGCCAAAACATCGTTTACGCAATTGGTGCTGCAGCAATCTTATACTTCATCTCTTTGATGATTAAGTCTAAGAAATCTGACGCTCTAAAAATGGGTACGATCCTTATCATGACACTGCTGACGACTTGTTTCTTCGTTTACTACGGTCAAATGATGACTTCAATGACTATGGTTACGATCAACACAATGCGTGGCGATCTATTCGGTCTTATCCCAATTGCTCCTGAAGCATCTATGGCGATGAACCCACTATGGTGTATCGTTGCTGGTCCTGTTATTGCGATGACGTTCTCTTCTCTTGAAAAACGTGGCATTAACTTCTCTACTGCAACTAAAGTTGGTTTCTCATTCGTTTGTACAGCAATCGCATTTGGTATCCTTACTCTAGCAGTAATGAACATCGGCGAAGACGTAATCATCCGTCCGGAAATCTTCCTCGCTATCCACTTCTTCCAAGCATTTGCTGAAGTAATCGTAGGTAGCCTAGTAGTGGCATTCATCCTTTCAGTAGCGCCTAAGCACATTGAGAACTTCTCTGTAAGTCTATTCTCTGTTGCTATCGCTCTAAGTGGTATTGTTGGTGCAGTATTCTCTACTTCTATCGCGCTAGAGAAAGGCCAAGAGATCACTCAAGAAATCGTTAAAACAGTTTACGGTGACTACTTCCAACTTCTTACTATCCTAGCGGTAGTTATGGTTGTGATTGCACTTGGTGCCTCTGTTGTTGTTCGTAAGATGCTTGAAGCGGCAAAAGCGGAAGATGAAGCTGAACTAGTTGAAGCAAAAACTGAAGCTTAA
- a CDS encoding mechanosensitive ion channel family protein, translated as MNELLAQIQTQLSAYHQDWSNSVLLITAASFFLWITWRILYSRLATLVEKTAFHWDDLLLHALKTPISTLIWCWPATVSTGLILAQQFGNKINWLSNLKLILLIVVFVWVTLRLISNVEEYILSQKKRDETTVQAIAKVARLFFITIGLLTVMQTFGLSLSGLLTFGGVGGLIVGLAAKDLLSNFFGGMMIYFDRPFKVGDWIRSPDRTIEGTVERIGWRMTIIRTFDKRPLYVPNSVFSNIVVENPSRMLNRRIKETIGIRYDDASKLEVIITDIQTMLENHPDIDTKQTLFVNFNAFGPSSLDFIIYTFTKTVNWVRYQQVKQDVLLKVLKIIHQHGGDVAFPTQTLKMEGTFQDSRLLRVETDL; from the coding sequence ATGAATGAACTTTTAGCACAGATACAGACTCAGCTCTCCGCTTATCATCAAGATTGGAGTAACAGTGTTTTACTCATCACTGCCGCCAGTTTTTTCCTCTGGATCACTTGGCGTATTTTGTACAGCCGGTTAGCAACCCTTGTAGAAAAAACCGCCTTTCATTGGGACGACCTTTTACTGCATGCTCTCAAGACACCCATCAGCACTTTGATTTGGTGCTGGCCAGCCACCGTTTCTACAGGGTTAATTCTTGCACAGCAGTTCGGTAATAAGATCAATTGGTTAAGCAATCTTAAGCTTATTTTGCTCATTGTTGTTTTTGTATGGGTCACGCTGCGTCTTATCAGCAATGTAGAAGAGTATATTTTGTCACAAAAGAAGCGTGACGAAACGACGGTTCAAGCCATTGCTAAAGTAGCGCGTCTATTCTTTATTACCATTGGTCTACTGACGGTAATGCAAACCTTTGGCTTAAGTTTATCTGGCCTGCTTACTTTTGGTGGCGTCGGTGGCTTGATTGTCGGTTTGGCTGCCAAAGATTTACTGTCTAACTTCTTCGGCGGAATGATGATTTATTTCGATCGCCCGTTTAAAGTTGGCGATTGGATCCGCTCCCCCGATCGTACGATTGAAGGCACTGTGGAGAGAATTGGTTGGAGAATGACCATTATCCGCACCTTTGATAAAAGGCCGCTTTATGTACCAAACTCTGTTTTTAGTAATATTGTTGTGGAAAACCCTTCTCGGATGCTCAATCGACGCATTAAAGAGACTATCGGCATTCGATATGATGATGCCAGCAAACTTGAAGTTATTATTACTGATATTCAGACCATGCTAGAGAACCATCCTGATATTGATACCAAGCAGACATTGTTTGTCAATTTCAATGCCTTTGGCCCATCATCACTAGACTTTATTATCTATACATTTACTAAAACGGTGAACTGGGTCCGTTACCAACAAGTCAAACAAGATGTGTTACTGAAAGTACTGAAAATTATCCATCAACATGGTGGCGATGTAGCCTTCCCAACACAGACGCTTAAGATGGAAGGTACCTTTCAAGATAGCCGCCTACTGAGAGTAGAAACCGACTTATAA
- the phnR gene encoding phosphonate utilization transcriptional regulator PhnR, translating into MQYVKIKEAIAEQIDSGMLAARQKLPSERKLAESFNTTRVTLREALSLLESEGKIFREDRRGWFISPAPLRYDPVQTSNFTCIAQAQGRKPKTELLAAKSILATKRATALLNLAPFSDIYRVDRVRYLEDRPVVYVTHFIRPELFPNLLDFDLSSSLTDIYREHFGVVYKKTKLRVSTSSLLGESAQTLRATSGTPTMVVEKVNYNQNGELIDCSIEHWRHDAISIESIVELEASEG; encoded by the coding sequence GTGCAATATGTGAAAATTAAAGAGGCAATAGCAGAACAGATCGACTCTGGAATGCTGGCGGCTCGTCAAAAGTTGCCATCAGAGCGTAAGCTTGCGGAATCTTTTAATACCACTCGTGTCACCCTACGTGAAGCCCTTTCTTTACTGGAATCAGAAGGCAAAATTTTTCGAGAAGATCGCCGTGGCTGGTTTATCTCGCCTGCGCCGCTTCGTTACGACCCAGTTCAAACATCAAACTTCACCTGCATAGCTCAAGCTCAAGGGCGAAAACCGAAAACCGAACTGTTAGCAGCCAAAAGTATACTTGCAACGAAAAGAGCGACAGCATTACTCAACCTTGCACCATTCTCAGATATTTATCGAGTTGATAGAGTCAGATACTTAGAAGATAGGCCTGTTGTGTATGTGACGCACTTTATTCGCCCTGAGTTATTTCCTAATCTTTTAGATTTTGATCTGTCGTCATCATTAACGGATATTTACCGAGAGCATTTTGGTGTTGTATACAAAAAAACGAAACTCCGCGTGAGTACATCGTCTTTGTTGGGGGAGTCTGCTCAAACGTTACGTGCGACTTCAGGAACACCTACAATGGTGGTTGAAAAGGTTAATTATAACCAGAACGGTGAATTGATCGATTGCAGTATTGAGCATTGGCGACACGATGCAATCAGCATTGAATCCATCGTAGAGCTTGAAGCTAGTGAAGGGTAA
- a CDS encoding helix-turn-helix transcriptional regulator has product MSHYCLDTLIRSLYESLVSKDGFSFFLNLLVKQLNLLSGAVVMTNDISKKSRLVWAAGLDIEDASAFIELNSQSDPLISQLNLSPSGSLITMGDVDADKMRVQHPEFFSQLNDDLDIYYATGAVLSQDGTWRSLIFFHRSRNQHEFNQQECLLLKRLIPHIQHAMQLYHQQLKQQQQAHLTELLFNQIQLPVILINEQGQVCHANTQGFALLDNGKIFRQVNQSLHLCPPYNKLLFSQALSNCLNNRTVETISLEKPNHFGYTITIAPLISDSYYDSKNSIQEPASSRPCIEGGVAIFIYSLDQPPKVNLNALCHAFGLTDKEAVICRELLNGHSPAEIAKMHHLSYETVRTYIKRAMKKTNTRRQNELVAKIITSPAYSNTQTMPQY; this is encoded by the coding sequence ATGAGCCATTACTGTCTTGATACGTTAATTCGATCTCTATATGAGTCTTTAGTGTCTAAAGATGGCTTTAGTTTTTTTTTAAACCTTTTAGTTAAGCAATTGAACTTATTATCCGGCGCTGTAGTCATGACGAATGACATTAGCAAAAAGTCACGCTTGGTATGGGCTGCCGGGCTCGATATTGAAGATGCCTCTGCTTTTATCGAACTCAACAGCCAAAGTGATCCATTGATCTCACAATTAAACCTCAGCCCTTCTGGGAGCCTAATTACCATGGGGGATGTTGATGCAGATAAGATGCGAGTGCAGCATCCTGAGTTTTTTTCTCAACTTAATGATGACCTGGATATCTACTATGCGACGGGCGCTGTTTTATCCCAAGACGGCACCTGGCGTAGTTTGATTTTCTTTCATCGAAGTAGAAATCAACATGAATTCAATCAACAAGAATGCCTACTGCTAAAGCGGTTAATCCCGCATATTCAACACGCAATGCAACTTTATCATCAACAGCTTAAGCAACAGCAACAAGCACACCTTACCGAATTATTATTTAATCAAATCCAATTACCTGTCATTTTAATTAATGAGCAAGGTCAGGTCTGCCATGCAAATACCCAAGGATTCGCATTGCTTGATAACGGAAAAATATTTCGACAAGTGAACCAGAGCCTTCATTTATGCCCTCCGTATAACAAACTACTATTCAGCCAAGCATTATCTAATTGTTTAAATAACCGTACTGTCGAAACCATATCTTTGGAAAAACCAAACCATTTTGGGTATACGATAACGATCGCACCATTAATATCAGATAGTTACTACGATAGTAAAAATTCAATTCAAGAACCAGCCTCAAGCCGGCCTTGCATCGAAGGTGGAGTCGCCATTTTTATCTATTCACTAGATCAGCCCCCCAAAGTCAACTTAAACGCTCTTTGCCATGCGTTTGGACTGACTGATAAAGAAGCAGTGATATGCCGTGAATTGCTCAACGGACACTCCCCCGCAGAGATTGCAAAAATGCACCACCTATCGTACGAGACTGTTAGAACCTATATCAAACGAGCAATGAAAAAAACAAACACTCGTCGCCAGAATGAATTGGTTGCAAAAATAATCACCAGCCCCGCGTACTCCAATACGCAAACTATGCCTCAATACTAG
- the aroG gene encoding 3-deoxy-7-phosphoheptulonate synthase AroG: protein MYQTDDVRINKVKELLPPVAVLEKFPATEIASSTTFQSRKAIHNILEDKDDRLLVIVGPCSIHDPEAAVEYGKRLKVLRDELGDRLEIVMRVYFEKPRTTVGWKGLINDPYLNDTYKLNDGLRIGRKLLLDLTDMGMPTASEFLDMITPQYVADLISWGAIGARTTESQVHRELSSGLSCPVGFKNGTDGNIKIATDAIRSASAPHHFLSVTKYGHSAIIETSGNPDCHIILRGGKEPNYSAEHVGAIKEELEASGLSKKIMIDFSHANSSKQFKRQMVVSDDISAQLAAGEQSIFGVMIESHLVEGRQDLVDGNVATYGQSITDACIGWEDTETVLRQLADAVTARRQA, encoded by the coding sequence ATGTATCAAACTGATGATGTAAGAATTAATAAAGTAAAAGAATTATTACCGCCAGTTGCGGTTTTAGAGAAGTTTCCAGCGACTGAAATTGCTTCTTCTACCACATTTCAAAGTCGTAAAGCGATCCACAATATTTTGGAAGATAAGGATGATCGTCTACTTGTTATTGTTGGGCCATGTTCAATTCATGATCCAGAAGCAGCCGTTGAATACGGCAAACGTTTAAAAGTTCTGCGTGATGAGCTTGGTGATCGTCTAGAAATTGTCATGCGAGTTTACTTTGAAAAACCACGTACAACGGTTGGTTGGAAAGGTCTTATTAATGACCCGTACCTGAACGATACTTACAAGTTGAATGACGGTTTGCGTATCGGTCGTAAGTTACTTCTTGATCTTACCGATATGGGAATGCCAACGGCGAGTGAATTTTTAGATATGATCACGCCTCAGTATGTTGCTGATTTAATTAGTTGGGGCGCAATTGGAGCGCGTACAACTGAATCTCAAGTTCACCGTGAGTTATCTTCTGGTCTTTCATGCCCAGTTGGTTTCAAAAATGGCACCGATGGCAATATCAAAATTGCAACGGATGCGATTCGCTCAGCAAGCGCGCCGCACCATTTCTTGTCTGTAACTAAGTATGGACATTCTGCGATTATCGAAACAAGTGGTAACCCTGACTGTCATATCATTTTGCGAGGTGGTAAAGAGCCAAACTACAGCGCTGAACATGTTGGTGCGATTAAAGAAGAGCTAGAAGCATCAGGCTTATCGAAAAAAATTATGATTGATTTCAGCCATGCAAATAGCTCTAAGCAGTTTAAACGCCAAATGGTTGTTTCAGATGACATCAGTGCTCAACTTGCTGCGGGTGAACAATCTATTTTTGGTGTAATGATTGAATCTCATTTAGTCGAAGGTCGCCAAGATCTTGTTGATGGCAATGTTGCGACATACGGTCAATCTATCACTGATGCTTGTATCGGTTGGGAAGACACCGAAACCGTTCTGCGCCAATTAGCGGATGCTGTGACTGCAAGGCGTCAAGCGTAA
- the msrB gene encoding peptide-methionine (R)-S-oxide reductase MsrB, with protein sequence MKKLSKILVSIAVALPLFSLFISQSGSADTMDKIAKNGQFEVITLAGGCFWCTESDLEKLDGVVDVVSGYSGGSLENPTYKQVSSGKSGHIEVIEVTYDPKSVDYEQVLDYFFRHIDPTDAKGSFVDRGAHYRPAIFYTNQQQFNTAKRFIAEIDEAKIYDKPLATELIKFEKFWPAEEYHQDYYKKSKVRYNYYRYASGRDQYLDGVFGDDRKENPKTLRQLIDSKNIASSVKAYTKPSDAEIKEKLTNLQYDVTQNDATERSFSNEYWNNKAQGIYVDIVTGEPLFSSTDKYKSGTGWPSFTKPINEAYIVTKPDHKLFSTRTEVRSRFADSHLGHVFKDGPAPTGLRYCMNSAAMRFIPKEQLVEEGYTEYVSLFDS encoded by the coding sequence ATGAAAAAGTTATCTAAGATATTGGTTTCTATAGCGGTTGCACTGCCGCTGTTTTCACTATTTATTAGCCAATCCGGTTCTGCTGATACCATGGACAAAATCGCAAAAAATGGCCAATTTGAAGTCATCACTTTAGCGGGTGGTTGTTTCTGGTGTACTGAGTCAGATTTAGAAAAACTTGATGGCGTGGTTGATGTTGTTTCTGGTTACTCTGGAGGCTCTCTAGAAAACCCAACGTATAAGCAAGTATCGTCAGGAAAGTCAGGTCACATTGAAGTCATCGAAGTGACATATGACCCTAAATCAGTCGATTATGAGCAAGTATTGGATTATTTTTTCCGCCATATTGACCCAACGGATGCTAAGGGATCATTCGTAGATCGTGGGGCACATTATCGTCCAGCTATTTTCTATACTAACCAACAGCAGTTCAATACCGCCAAAAGATTTATTGCCGAAATCGATGAAGCTAAGATATACGACAAACCACTCGCCACTGAGCTGATTAAATTCGAAAAATTTTGGCCTGCAGAAGAGTACCACCAAGATTACTATAAGAAGAGTAAAGTTCGTTATAACTACTACCGTTACGCATCTGGCCGAGATCAATATCTAGATGGTGTATTCGGTGATGATAGAAAAGAGAACCCAAAAACGCTCAGACAGCTGATTGATAGTAAAAATATCGCCTCAAGCGTAAAGGCATATACAAAGCCATCAGATGCAGAGATCAAAGAAAAACTGACGAATCTTCAATACGATGTGACACAGAATGATGCAACTGAACGTTCATTCAGCAATGAGTATTGGAACAACAAAGCTCAAGGTATTTATGTAGATATTGTCACAGGCGAACCTCTATTCTCATCAACAGACAAATACAAATCAGGTACAGGATGGCCGAGTTTTACTAAACCGATTAACGAAGCTTACATTGTCACTAAACCTGACCATAAACTGTTTTCTACCCGAACAGAAGTGCGCAGCCGTTTTGCTGACTCTCATTTAGGGCATGTGTTTAAAGATGGCCCAGCGCCAACGGGCTTACGTTACTGTATGAACTCTGCAGCAATGCGATTTATCCCAAAAGAGCAGCTAGTTGAAGAAGGGTACACCGAATATGTCAGTTTGTTTGATAGCTAA
- a CDS encoding MSCRAMM family adhesin SdrC: MKLSPLVIAMSAIALPLSGCGGDSSNTSSDSSTYTIKAIDGYLRDAFVWLDINGNFKHDQGEPSAISLKNGVANLDVSSVADYLDHAVIVKAIPHVTIDEDTQSESNPNGVPIQYAFMMSAPAGEAMVTPLSTLVHLKLDAGNIEKDEAVQQVSTQLGIDPEDVLGDYKQESKEDILAKANAIVELELLPTTEDELATASKDTSILDQGLTAYKDLIQNLTPDQRITKDESGDFVAIENVDKDGDGVIDGRDSFPDDGKEWLDYDQDGTGNNADLDDDDDGVEDSNDAFPFDKSESVDTDGDGIGNVADTDDDGDGYLDAQDGFPLDKTRAGDHDKDGYDSLNDAYPNDATKAGDHDEDGVDSIDDRFPNDKSESVDTDNDGYGDNLADKFPNNGDEWADTDGDGYGDNKADLVPDDKDRAGDHDNDGIDTLIDNCPHTSNENQADSDKDGIGDACDTSGSMNAVWNTTNWNDSNWQ, translated from the coding sequence ATGAAACTTTCCCCTTTGGTAATAGCAATGAGTGCTATTGCCTTACCTTTATCGGGGTGTGGTGGAGACTCTTCAAATACGTCGAGTGATTCGTCGACCTATACGATAAAAGCCATTGATGGCTATCTGCGCGATGCTTTTGTGTGGTTAGACATTAACGGGAACTTCAAACATGACCAAGGAGAACCTTCTGCTATATCACTTAAAAATGGAGTGGCCAATTTAGATGTATCAAGCGTCGCTGATTATCTCGATCATGCGGTTATCGTAAAAGCGATTCCCCACGTAACTATTGATGAAGATACTCAATCGGAATCCAACCCAAATGGCGTTCCTATTCAATATGCATTCATGATGTCTGCCCCTGCAGGCGAAGCTATGGTCACCCCTCTTTCGACACTTGTTCACCTGAAGTTGGATGCTGGAAATATTGAGAAAGATGAAGCGGTTCAACAAGTATCGACTCAGCTTGGGATCGACCCTGAAGATGTACTGGGTGATTACAAGCAAGAGAGTAAAGAAGACATTTTAGCAAAGGCAAATGCGATTGTTGAACTTGAGCTGCTTCCGACAACAGAAGATGAGTTGGCGACGGCTTCTAAAGATACATCGATCTTGGATCAAGGATTAACTGCCTATAAAGATCTGATACAAAACCTGACTCCAGACCAACGAATTACTAAAGATGAATCTGGAGATTTTGTTGCGATAGAAAATGTTGATAAAGACGGTGATGGTGTCATCGATGGGCGAGACTCCTTTCCGGATGATGGAAAGGAGTGGTTGGACTATGACCAAGATGGAACGGGTAATAATGCCGACTTAGATGATGACGATGATGGGGTAGAAGACAGTAATGATGCTTTTCCATTTGATAAATCGGAGTCAGTTGATACCGATGGAGACGGTATTGGAAACGTAGCGGATACCGACGACGATGGGGATGGTTACCTTGATGCACAAGATGGTTTTCCGCTAGATAAAACCCGAGCAGGTGATCACGATAAAGATGGCTACGACAGCCTGAATGATGCCTATCCAAATGACGCAACAAAAGCAGGCGATCATGATGAGGATGGTGTTGATAGCATCGATGACCGATTCCCTAATGATAAAAGCGAATCTGTTGATACCGATAATGATGGGTATGGCGATAACTTAGCCGATAAGTTTCCAAACAATGGGGATGAGTGGGCGGATACCGATGGTGATGGCTACGGAGATAATAAAGCGGACCTTGTTCCAGATGATAAAGACCGTGCTGGAGATCATGATAACGACGGCATCGATACACTGATAGACAACTGCCCACATACGAGCAATGAGAACCAAGCTGATTCTGATAAGGATGGCATTGGTGATGCGTGCGATACCAGCGGTAGCATGAATGCTGTATGGAATACAACTAACTGGAATGACTCAAACTGGCAATAA
- a CDS encoding OsmC family protein, which translates to MQAEVKWVEDFKFLGQSQSGHAVAMDGNGGETAPSPMEMVLMAAGGCSSVDVVDGLKEAKQKVSACNAKLTTERRDTAPRIFTAVNIHFEVSGEDLDGDIVAKVAANSLEKYCSVCLMLGEGVKMTHSWEIV; encoded by the coding sequence ATGCAAGCTGAAGTTAAGTGGGTTGAAGACTTTAAATTCCTTGGTCAATCGCAATCTGGCCATGCCGTGGCAATGGATGGTAATGGTGGAGAAACAGCACCAAGTCCAATGGAAATGGTACTGATGGCGGCTGGTGGCTGTAGCTCGGTTGATGTAGTCGATGGCTTAAAAGAAGCAAAGCAAAAAGTGTCGGCTTGTAATGCAAAACTGACTACAGAACGTCGTGATACTGCCCCACGTATTTTTACAGCGGTTAACATTCACTTTGAAGTGTCAGGTGAAGATCTTGACGGTGACATTGTCGCTAAAGTCGCTGCAAACTCGCTTGAGAAGTACTGCTCTGTCTGCCTGATGTTAGGTGAGGGCGTTAAGATGACCCACTCTTGGGAAATCGTATAA